One region of bacterium genomic DNA includes:
- a CDS encoding response regulator transcription factor, with product MTNKSQILLVEDETHIAESLQFNLETEYNVIWAQTGEDALVQWKKNKFDLIVLDVMLPKKSGYDVCAEIRKTDSETAILFLTAKGDARDRIEGLKLGADDYLGKPFELDEFLLRVKALLKRRNAVNESSTSKFSFDKNEIDFENYIAVARGKKIQLTPKECMLMKLLIERQEQVVTREEILTKVWGYEAIPSTRTVDNFIVRLRNYFEINPKDPTHIISVHGVGYKFVP from the coding sequence ATGACGAATAAATCGCAAATCCTATTGGTCGAAGACGAAACCCATATTGCGGAATCATTGCAGTTCAATTTAGAGACTGAGTACAATGTTATCTGGGCTCAAACCGGTGAGGATGCGTTAGTGCAATGGAAAAAAAATAAGTTTGATTTGATTGTTTTGGATGTCATGCTGCCCAAAAAGAGCGGTTACGATGTTTGTGCCGAAATCCGAAAAACGGATTCGGAAACGGCCATACTTTTTTTGACCGCCAAAGGTGATGCGCGTGATCGTATCGAAGGCCTAAAACTCGGTGCCGATGATTATTTAGGTAAACCGTTTGAGTTGGACGAATTTTTATTGCGTGTCAAAGCTTTACTTAAGCGCCGTAATGCCGTCAATGAATCATCAACAAGTAAATTTAGTTTTGATAAAAATGAAATTGATTTTGAAAACTACATAGCTGTCGCGCGGGGAAAAAAAATACAACTGACGCCTAAGGAATGCATGCTGATGAAACTACTGATCGAACGTCAGGAGCAAGTCGTGACGCGCGAGGAGATATTAACGAAAGTATGGGGTTACGAGGCGATACCTTCAACGCGAACGGTAGATAACTTTATCGTACGTTTGCGTAACTATTTTGAAATAAACCCCAAAGATCCGACGCATATTATTTCAGTGCACGGTGTCGGTTACAAATTCGTTCCGTAG
- a CDS encoding HAMP domain-containing histidine kinase, with protein sequence MKLQKKTIVIFIVIVLLCLAQIFWWMYFQVQQNRTVMNLHKKMISSKASELRRFLTLEYRDLIQGSLNHPLHILRHAQENDWPRSHFVVTPDTIFLRYQDLIYFFPINWPFLEQKLAASDSGFILQKNPPISSTPVTYLELPLTVIPKYKAEDNLQEQMDRRTVMFLSEGSFFALMVMIAIYFLYAAFRRELQLQEHQKNFILSMTHELRSPLSSIKLYLQTLQRRLITEERREQFVQHSLADVERLQRLVENVLDAARIERNDYDYQMGTLDMAQLVKSVLDKWKTSDTESVISFSGNIASDINIHADAHAMISVVNNLIENAVKYSQTPKQVNVLLSMIGDRAVLTVTDNGPGVAPEDRKKVFERFYRAGDEMTRTTKGTGLGLYIVKRIVEAHRGTIDCQSATEGGTVFTVSIPSLTK encoded by the coding sequence GTGAAACTACAAAAGAAAACCATAGTTATTTTTATCGTTATCGTGCTTCTGTGCCTGGCCCAGATTTTTTGGTGGATGTATTTTCAGGTACAGCAAAATCGTACCGTGATGAATTTGCATAAAAAGATGATAAGCAGTAAAGCATCGGAGTTGCGTCGTTTTCTGACATTGGAATACCGCGATCTGATACAAGGATCGTTGAACCACCCCTTGCATATACTTCGTCATGCTCAAGAAAATGATTGGCCGCGTTCACATTTCGTGGTTACACCCGATACGATATTCCTTCGCTATCAGGATCTGATTTATTTTTTTCCGATTAATTGGCCGTTTCTAGAACAAAAATTAGCCGCGTCGGATAGCGGATTTATACTGCAAAAAAACCCTCCGATCAGTTCTACACCGGTAACCTATTTGGAATTGCCCTTAACGGTGATTCCTAAATACAAAGCCGAAGATAATTTACAGGAGCAGATGGACCGCCGGACCGTCATGTTTTTATCGGAAGGAAGTTTTTTTGCCTTGATGGTGATGATTGCGATTTATTTTTTATATGCCGCATTCCGGCGCGAGTTACAATTACAGGAGCACCAGAAAAATTTTATCCTGAGCATGACGCATGAATTACGTTCGCCGCTTTCTTCGATCAAACTGTATTTGCAAACGCTTCAACGACGGCTGATTACCGAAGAACGCAGGGAACAGTTTGTTCAACACTCCCTTGCCGATGTGGAACGTTTACAACGCTTAGTGGAAAATGTTTTGGATGCCGCCCGTATTGAACGTAATGATTATGATTATCAGATGGGTACGCTTGATATGGCGCAGCTGGTTAAATCCGTTTTAGATAAATGGAAAACATCCGATACGGAAAGCGTTATTTCGTTTTCAGGTAACATTGCGTCCGATATTAACATTCACGCCGATGCGCATGCCATGATTTCCGTAGTCAATAATCTTATCGAAAATGCCGTAAAATATTCGCAAACACCTAAACAGGTTAATGTCTTACTGTCTATGATAGGCGACCGCGCGGTATTAACCGTAACCGATAATGGCCCGGGCGTAGCGCCCGAGGATCGTAAAAAAGTATTCGAACGTTTTTACAGGGCGGGTGATGAGATGACACGAACCACGAAAGGAACCGGATTGGGTTTGTATATCGTAAAACGCATCGTAGAAGCTCACCGAGGAACGATTGATTGTCAATCGGCAACGGAAGGTGGCACTGTTTTTACGGTTAGTATTCCATCGCTTACAAAATAA
- a CDS encoding right-handed parallel beta-helix repeat-containing protein, with the protein MVQRPYAVASDGAGRYRTIQEAIDKSELNSIIRIKAGIYRENLILRNFISLEGDPAGRTLVIGSPTAPVIQAYNISSLRLRDLSFEFDQSTAFPVLLARYSNFSADRVAFRRGAVGVEMKSNSTVILRECSISDNTGYGISVSDRSQGTITQSFIYQNEASGISVSDKSSPLIERNIIRDNKKDGLLIHLGSVGKVIGNTIYRNGENGITIDGQSNPLIRNNTIVLHKNDTSRYAEKEIGYGVLIRNASGLALINNNVVWNRIGIGQKQGALALLSNNNLWNNGVLYEGIEAHRTDVSHDPMFLNAASSDFRIDTTSKIYMAGEDRLSIGSHYDYVRSDKKTRLDYLKTQAAKDLAKENWYQAFQNAKEILEIDKTDTEGKSLHKRAASQLADMYTKNARTEYEKDSYRIARGFLDMALGFDPEFADALELKQEIEEESRWINIRFTFVAVSGCLVLAVLIFYMRKRSRRQELRRQAQWWVDDADENIVLARTAEAEMIAPEDFKSALEKFSALQRAFAEMQYDLCESLSAEVVRLAIRAKESAERYKQLRKEALLEVSNAELDLKSFSESEDGASFPKEISEYRFYLERAQDALVQKHYVMAKEIADDIQRNTRDLRQRLQTQRETTVITLIQETEACIIEALAGHSSADIIMAVMDFRSELQVLKSGFENGQLSVTEVTPQVEQIKSFVEEAMRLGGVHPSSASKAHRSYYDILGVKEDASIDQIKAVYRKLSMIYHPDANAADDTGIVGDERFKEIKAAYEALLKDKQTL; encoded by the coding sequence GTGGTACAGAGACCTTATGCTGTTGCTTCGGATGGCGCGGGGCGCTATCGCACTATACAAGAAGCGATTGATAAATCGGAACTGAATTCGATTATACGCATCAAAGCCGGGATATATAGAGAGAATCTAATCCTGAGGAATTTTATATCCCTTGAAGGCGATCCTGCGGGACGAACACTCGTGATCGGATCACCAACGGCACCCGTCATTCAAGCCTACAACATAAGTTCACTTCGGCTTCGCGATTTGAGTTTTGAATTTGATCAATCTACGGCTTTTCCTGTTTTGCTGGCACGGTATTCCAATTTTTCAGCCGATCGCGTGGCTTTCAGGCGCGGCGCCGTAGGCGTGGAAATGAAAAGCAATAGCACAGTCATATTACGCGAGTGCAGTATCAGCGATAATACCGGTTACGGTATCAGTGTATCAGACCGAAGTCAAGGTACGATCACACAGTCCTTTATTTATCAAAACGAAGCTTCCGGAATTAGCGTCAGTGATAAATCATCGCCGCTGATTGAACGCAATATTATCCGTGATAACAAAAAAGACGGTTTATTGATTCATCTCGGATCTGTCGGGAAAGTCATAGGCAATACCATCTATCGCAATGGTGAAAATGGAATCACTATTGACGGGCAGTCCAATCCGTTAATACGGAATAATACCATAGTCCTTCATAAAAATGATACGAGCCGGTATGCTGAAAAGGAAATCGGTTATGGTGTTTTGATAAGAAATGCATCGGGCCTGGCCTTGATCAATAATAATGTAGTGTGGAATCGTATCGGTATCGGGCAAAAACAAGGCGCTCTTGCTTTGCTATCCAATAATAATTTGTGGAATAATGGCGTACTATATGAAGGCATCGAAGCGCATCGAACCGATGTGAGTCATGATCCGATGTTTTTGAATGCGGCGAGTTCAGACTTTAGAATTGATACGACATCCAAAATATATATGGCCGGCGAAGACCGATTGTCTATTGGCTCGCATTATGATTATGTTCGTAGCGATAAAAAAACACGTCTTGATTACCTCAAAACACAGGCCGCCAAAGACCTGGCTAAAGAAAATTGGTATCAGGCTTTCCAAAATGCGAAAGAGATATTAGAAATTGATAAAACCGATACGGAAGGGAAATCACTACATAAACGGGCAGCCAGTCAACTTGCCGATATGTACACCAAAAATGCGCGTACGGAGTATGAAAAAGACAGTTATCGCATTGCGCGGGGGTTTCTCGATATGGCATTAGGATTTGATCCCGAATTTGCCGACGCATTAGAACTCAAACAAGAAATAGAAGAAGAGTCGCGCTGGATCAATATTCGTTTCACTTTTGTGGCTGTTTCCGGATGTTTGGTTTTGGCCGTCCTTATTTTTTATATGCGTAAGCGATCACGTCGTCAGGAGTTGCGCCGACAGGCGCAGTGGTGGGTGGATGATGCCGATGAAAACATCGTATTGGCACGTACGGCTGAAGCCGAAATGATCGCACCGGAAGATTTTAAATCCGCCTTGGAAAAATTCTCCGCTTTGCAGAGGGCTTTTGCTGAAATGCAGTATGATTTATGTGAGTCATTATCAGCCGAAGTGGTGCGTCTGGCGATCCGTGCCAAGGAGTCCGCGGAGCGTTATAAGCAGTTGCGCAAAGAAGCGTTGCTTGAAGTGTCCAATGCTGAACTAGATTTGAAAAGTTTTTCTGAATCTGAAGACGGCGCTTCATTTCCAAAAGAAATTTCCGAGTATCGCTTTTATTTAGAACGTGCTCAAGACGCTTTAGTTCAAAAGCATTATGTCATGGCCAAAGAAATAGCGGATGATATTCAGCGCAATACTCGTGATTTGCGTCAACGGTTGCAAACACAACGCGAAACGACGGTGATAACGTTGATACAAGAAACGGAAGCTTGTATCATCGAAGCGCTTGCCGGTCACTCCAGTGCAGATATTATTATGGCCGTTATGGATTTTCGTTCGGAGCTTCAGGTGCTCAAGTCCGGTTTTGAAAACGGTCAACTGTCCGTCACCGAGGTAACGCCGCAGGTTGAACAGATCAAATCATTTGTTGAAGAAGCTATGCGATTGGGCGGAGTTCACCCCTCATCGGCCAGTAAGGCGCACCGTTCGTATTATGATATACTTGGCGTCAAAGAGGATGCGAGCATTGATCAAATCAAAGCCGTATATCGCAAACTGAGCATGATATACCATCCGGATGCAAACGCCGCCGATGATACAGGTATCGTCGGTGATGAACGTTTTAAAGAAATAAAAGCGGCTTACGAAGCCCTGCTTAAAGATAAACAAACCTTGTAA
- a CDS encoding 4Fe-4S binding protein, translating into MNQPVPIQIPLVTLRLHQKLSLAFVAIGFLMLGVALSPISEQYPIGMFLLSSGLITIGALAYIMPMWYDRKPGIKHDRIFFNSFVNRGVWGWIAAVFFTGFYVVLYWFPERLEYLIRTTDWLSGILRNKPADQWFLYGFYYTLAVMIMGLRMMAKNRHSRYQLIRTVSVIFFQLGFAFLLPGLLQKFNQPEFYFSYFWPLKYNYLFPNDINWLVSQPGGLGTFMVFWGAVMSFIATPILTYFFGKRWYCSWVCGCGGLAETLGDPYRHLSDKSLRSWKIERYSVYGVLAFVVITTAVVWINSLSNGLMLGSVSASFSNVYGFVIGALFSGVIGVGFYPLMGSRVWCRFGCPMAAYLGILQKYFSRFRITTNGGQCISCGNCSTYCEMGIDVRSYAQRGQNIVRASCVGCGICSAVCPRGVLNLENGPIHSRQ; encoded by the coding sequence ATGAATCAACCCGTTCCGATTCAGATACCCCTTGTTACGCTAAGATTGCATCAAAAGTTATCTCTCGCTTTTGTCGCTATAGGTTTTTTGATGCTTGGCGTTGCTTTAAGTCCGATATCCGAACAATATCCAATCGGGATGTTTTTACTTTCCAGTGGGCTTATAACTATAGGAGCATTAGCCTACATCATGCCCATGTGGTATGACAGAAAACCCGGTATAAAACATGATCGAATTTTTTTTAATTCCTTCGTCAACCGCGGGGTATGGGGATGGATTGCCGCCGTATTTTTTACCGGATTTTATGTAGTACTTTACTGGTTTCCTGAACGCTTAGAGTACCTGATACGTACGACAGATTGGTTGAGTGGCATTCTAAGAAATAAACCTGCTGATCAATGGTTTCTTTACGGATTCTATTATACGCTGGCTGTGATGATAATGGGTTTGCGTATGATGGCGAAAAACAGGCATAGCCGTTACCAACTGATCCGAACCGTTTCAGTAATTTTTTTTCAACTAGGTTTTGCATTTCTCTTACCCGGATTACTTCAAAAATTCAATCAACCCGAGTTTTATTTTTCATATTTCTGGCCTCTGAAATACAATTATTTGTTTCCTAATGACATTAACTGGTTAGTATCACAACCCGGAGGGCTTGGTACATTTATGGTGTTTTGGGGCGCCGTGATGAGTTTTATTGCAACGCCCATACTTACATATTTTTTCGGGAAACGGTGGTATTGTTCATGGGTTTGCGGCTGTGGTGGTTTAGCGGAGACTCTGGGTGATCCTTACAGGCATTTATCCGATAAATCGTTGCGCTCGTGGAAGATCGAACGGTATTCGGTTTATGGTGTTTTAGCTTTTGTAGTGATCACAACTGCGGTTGTTTGGATTAATAGTTTATCCAATGGCCTTATGCTTGGAAGTGTATCTGCGTCTTTTTCGAATGTGTACGGATTTGTTATCGGCGCATTATTTTCCGGTGTGATCGGCGTCGGTTTTTATCCTTTGATGGGCAGTCGCGTATGGTGCCGCTTTGGTTGCCCTATGGCCGCCTATCTCGGCATACTGCAAAAATACTTTTCTCGTTTTCGGATCACCACCAATGGCGGACAATGTATTAGTTGCGGTAATTGTTCGACGTATTGTGAAATGGGAATTGATGTTCGCTCCTACGCTCAGCGTGGACAGAATATCGTGCGAGCTTCGTGCGTCGGGTGCGGAATATGTTCAGCGGTGTGTCCTAGAGGTGTACTTAATTTGGAAAACGGACCGATTCATTCCCGACAGTAA